A genomic segment from Gorilla gorilla gorilla isolate KB3781 chromosome 3, NHGRI_mGorGor1-v2.1_pri, whole genome shotgun sequence encodes:
- the LOC101134027 gene encoding vesicle-trafficking protein SEC22b-like, whose amino-acid sequence MTFHYIIEQGVCYLVLCEAAFPKKLAFAYLEDLQSEFDEQHGKKVPTVSRPYSFIEFDTFIQKTKKLYIDSRARRNLGSINTELQDVQRIMVANIEEVLQRGEALSALDSKANNLSSLSKKYCQDAKYLNMCSTYAKLAAVAVFFIMLIVYVRFWWL is encoded by the coding sequence ATGACTTTTCACTACATTATTGAGCAGGGGGTGTGTTATTTGGTTTTATGTGAAGCTGCCTTCCCTAAGAAGTTGGCTTTTGCCTACCTAGAAGATTTGCAATCAGAATTTGATGAACAGCATGGAAAGAAGGTGCCCACTGTGTCCCGACCCTATTCCTTTATTGAATTTGATACTTTCATTCAGAAAACCAAGAAGCTCTACATTGACAGTCGTGCTCGAAGAAACCTAGGCTCCATCAACACTGAATTGCAAGATGTGCAGAGGATCATGGTGGCCAATATCGAAGAAGTGTTACAACGAGGAGAAGCACTCTCAGCATTGGATTCAAAGGCTAACAATTTGTCCAGTCTGTCCAAGAAATACTGCCAGGATGCGAAGTACTTGAACATGTGTTCCACTTATGCCAAACTTGCAGCAGTAGCTGTATTTTTCATCATGTTAATAGTGTATGTCCGATTCTGGTGGCTGTGA